A genome region from Hymenobacter tibetensis includes the following:
- a CDS encoding OmpA family protein translates to MKTNVVEAVKFCFTGKLITQISLSVDENEKRVEKALEKAIPLVLESLMLRAERAGGPTALLNMACEAYAADLLHHLPHLATTAWYTTSAGLMQGLAGDGYDSLINRIAIVSGVRPTAGEGLLLIAAAAVLSVLGRYATENELSPTEFVNWFKAQKVEVAMALFPDMNRQPDSLTDSLEGAHHLSALRRPTAVVQRPGLSAEHGTWAPVGGGSIFTPQPETTAPAAPAASSTTGFRWQWSLLLLFAVCLGYYFGHERLTTIPGTVSAFADSPGANPTAVVNATEAGATTTPLGTYDRDRDMYIYDTGQPIVLTLANGSSQKVGANSTENRLYTFLSDPSFQVDSVNRTKGWINFDRVYFDAGKATLTSESEQQLHNIAEVLKTFPEATVKLGGYTDNTGLDTKNLVLSEERAKTAALALVKKGIPFHRLQFKGYGSKYFVATNETPEGRALNRRISIRVVKK, encoded by the coding sequence ATGAAAACGAATGTTGTTGAAGCGGTAAAATTTTGTTTTACCGGTAAGCTCATCACTCAGATTAGCCTCTCGGTTGATGAGAACGAGAAACGAGTTGAAAAAGCACTGGAGAAAGCCATTCCGCTGGTTCTAGAAAGCCTCATGCTTCGGGCCGAACGGGCGGGTGGCCCCACCGCTCTGTTGAATATGGCATGTGAAGCCTACGCCGCCGATCTGCTTCACCACTTGCCTCACCTAGCCACCACTGCGTGGTACACCACCAGCGCAGGGTTGATGCAGGGGCTAGCCGGCGACGGTTACGACAGCCTGATTAACCGCATTGCCATTGTATCCGGCGTTCGGCCTACGGCCGGCGAAGGGTTACTGCTGATTGCCGCCGCCGCCGTGCTGAGCGTATTGGGCAGGTATGCAACCGAAAACGAGCTTTCACCCACAGAATTTGTGAACTGGTTTAAAGCCCAAAAGGTGGAGGTTGCTATGGCCCTTTTCCCCGATATGAACCGTCAACCAGATTCGTTGACCGACAGCCTGGAAGGAGCGCATCACCTTTCTGCACTCAGACGCCCCACCGCTGTTGTTCAACGCCCTGGGCTTTCGGCGGAGCACGGTACCTGGGCCCCAGTAGGCGGAGGCTCTATCTTCACGCCCCAGCCCGAAACCACTGCCCCTGCTGCTCCCGCTGCTTCCAGCACCACCGGTTTCCGCTGGCAATGGTCGTTGCTGTTGCTTTTTGCGGTGTGCCTGGGCTACTATTTCGGCCATGAGCGCCTTACCACAATTCCTGGTACCGTATCCGCCTTCGCCGACTCACCCGGTGCCAACCCTACTGCCGTAGTCAATGCCACCGAGGCCGGGGCCACCACTACCCCGCTGGGCACCTACGACCGGGACCGGGACATGTACATCTATGATACTGGTCAACCCATCGTCCTGACCCTCGCCAATGGTAGCAGCCAGAAAGTAGGCGCCAACTCCACCGAGAACCGGCTCTATACTTTCCTGTCGGACCCTTCCTTCCAAGTGGACTCCGTCAACCGGACAAAAGGCTGGATCAACTTCGACCGTGTGTACTTCGACGCCGGCAAAGCCACGCTCACCTCGGAATCGGAACAGCAGCTGCACAATATAGCGGAGGTGCTCAAGACGTTTCCGGAAGCCACTGTGAAGCTGGGCGGCTACACCGACAACACAGGCCTTGATACCAAGAATCTAGTACTCAGCGAGGAGCGCGCCAAAACAGCTGCACTGGCACTGGTGAAGAAGGGCATTCCGTTTCACCGCTTGCAGTTCAAGGGCTACGGTTCCAAGTATTTCGTTGCCACCAACGAAACGCCAGAAGGCCGCGCGCTCAACCGGCGCATTAGCATCCGGGTAGTTAAAAAGTAA
- a CDS encoding glycoside hydrolase family 9 protein gives MLPVLKPVLFTSFLLATAISLQAQQLTESIKLNQLGFYPGAPKVAAVTGAAAGKFYVTTPDRSTTVFTGNLGEQRHAELSEQEVRTADFSGLTAAGTYVLWIPAIGYSHSFQIKPQVYGPLAAAALKSYYYQRASTPLPATYAGVWNRPAGHPDNHVLVHPSAASAQRPAGTSIASSRGWYDAGDYNKYIVNSGITMATLLSLYEDFPAYGKQLNAQIPESSNPIPDVLDESLWNLRWMLTMQDPNDGGVYHKLTNASFDGMVMPTECQTPRYVVQKSTAAALDFAAVCAQASRVFRPFSGQLPGLADSCLQASTRAWEWAKKHPAVYYQQDELNKQFQPAIATGTYGDQNVQDEWSWAATELYATTKNETYHPSIQLLPEGKLPLPGWNQVQALSYYTLARFGTKLPAKAAKEVAKAKKEIVALAETLAAGSDTRAYQTVMGKSVGDFTWGSNSTAGNQGIALVQAYQISGNPKYLKYALTNLDYLLGRNALGLSFVTGYGAKTPQHPHHRLSEGDKVLAPLPGFLVGGPNPGRQDKCQYPFQAAALSYTDDVCSYASNEIAINWNAPLVYLTGAMEALQGKF, from the coding sequence ATGCTCCCTGTGTTGAAACCCGTCCTGTTTACGAGCTTCCTCTTGGCAACGGCTATTTCCCTTCAAGCGCAGCAACTGACAGAAAGTATCAAGCTCAACCAACTAGGGTTTTACCCGGGGGCCCCGAAAGTAGCAGCTGTGACGGGCGCAGCAGCCGGGAAATTTTACGTCACCACCCCCGACCGATCTACCACAGTTTTCACTGGCAACCTAGGTGAGCAGCGCCATGCGGAGCTGTCGGAACAAGAGGTACGGACGGCTGATTTCTCTGGCCTGACTGCTGCCGGAACCTACGTGTTATGGATTCCGGCAATAGGATATTCGCATTCCTTTCAAATAAAGCCGCAGGTGTATGGGCCGCTGGCGGCGGCAGCACTGAAAAGCTACTATTACCAACGCGCTTCCACGCCGCTGCCCGCCACGTATGCCGGGGTGTGGAACCGGCCCGCTGGCCACCCCGACAACCACGTGCTGGTGCACCCCTCGGCAGCTAGTGCGCAGCGCCCGGCCGGTACCAGTATTGCGTCGTCGCGGGGCTGGTACGATGCCGGTGACTACAACAAGTACATCGTGAATTCCGGCATTACGATGGCCACTCTATTATCTCTCTACGAAGACTTTCCGGCCTACGGCAAGCAGCTGAACGCGCAGATTCCGGAAAGCAGCAACCCGATTCCGGATGTGCTCGACGAGTCATTGTGGAATCTGCGGTGGATGCTCACCATGCAGGATCCGAACGATGGGGGTGTGTACCACAAGCTCACCAATGCCAGCTTCGATGGCATGGTGATGCCCACCGAATGCCAAACGCCCCGCTACGTGGTGCAAAAAAGCACTGCGGCCGCCCTCGACTTCGCGGCCGTATGTGCCCAGGCCAGCCGCGTGTTTCGCCCATTCAGCGGCCAATTGCCAGGTCTAGCCGACTCGTGTTTGCAGGCATCTACCCGCGCCTGGGAGTGGGCCAAGAAACATCCGGCCGTCTATTATCAGCAAGACGAGTTGAACAAGCAATTCCAACCGGCCATTGCTACCGGCACCTATGGCGACCAAAACGTGCAAGACGAGTGGAGCTGGGCCGCAACCGAGCTGTACGCCACCACCAAAAACGAGACATATCACCCATCTATTCAGCTGCTGCCCGAGGGGAAGTTGCCGCTGCCTGGTTGGAATCAGGTGCAGGCCCTTAGCTACTATACGTTGGCTCGCTTCGGCACCAAGCTCCCAGCAAAGGCGGCAAAGGAGGTAGCCAAGGCGAAAAAGGAAATTGTAGCCCTGGCCGAAACCCTGGCAGCGGGCAGCGACACCCGAGCCTACCAGACCGTAATGGGCAAAAGCGTCGGTGACTTCACGTGGGGCAGCAATTCCACCGCTGGCAACCAGGGCATTGCGCTTGTTCAGGCCTACCAGATCAGCGGCAACCCGAAGTATTTAAAGTACGCCCTCACCAACCTCGATTATCTGCTAGGCCGCAATGCTCTCGGGCTTTCCTTCGTGACGGGGTATGGCGCCAAGACCCCACAACACCCGCATCACCGGTTATCTGAGGGCGACAAGGTGCTGGCACCCTTACCGGGCTTTTTGGTAGGAGGGCCTAATCCTGGCCGACAAGACAAGTGCCAGTACCCGTTTCAAGCCGCCGCTCTGTCCTACACCGACGATGTATGCTCGTACGCCTCCAACGAAATTGCCATCAACTGGAACGCGCCTTTAGTGTACCTGACGGGGGCTATGGAAGCCCTGCAAGGGAAGTTCTAG
- a CDS encoding LacI family DNA-binding transcriptional regulator, with protein MPNIKPTSIADLAQQLGISPSTVSRALADHSGISEATKDRVRQLAQQLNYRPNQLAAALRKGHSKTLGVVVPHIRGYFFPAVMNGIEKVASRAGFNVMMCQSNEELRREQQNIDTLLAAQVEGILISLSATTHDQMQHFEQVRQQGTPLVFFDRMADLAGSSAVVLDDFQGAYRAVTHLIEQGCTRIAHLAGPQHLNTSRNRYLGYAEALRAHGLPLDEQAVYNLPELTHDAGRDAMEHLLTLETPLDGVFAAYAIPTVGALEVLHEREVRVPQDVAIACFSNEPFTNMTHPRLTVVDQRAEQMGETAVRLLLQLLKRGPSYSPPPLVLKPELIVRASSLHHAEPASLPKR; from the coding sequence ATGCCCAATATAAAACCAACATCCATTGCTGACTTGGCCCAGCAATTAGGTATTTCCCCTTCCACTGTATCACGGGCACTAGCCGACCACAGCGGCATCAGCGAGGCCACCAAGGACCGGGTACGGCAACTGGCGCAGCAACTTAACTACCGCCCCAACCAGTTGGCCGCGGCCCTACGCAAAGGCCATAGCAAAACCCTGGGGGTAGTGGTACCACACATCAGAGGCTACTTCTTTCCGGCCGTCATGAACGGCATCGAGAAAGTAGCGAGCCGGGCGGGCTTCAATGTCATGATGTGCCAGTCCAACGAAGAGCTGCGCCGGGAGCAACAGAACATTGATACGCTGTTGGCAGCTCAGGTAGAGGGTATTCTGATTTCACTTTCGGCCACCACCCACGACCAGATGCAGCACTTCGAGCAAGTCCGGCAGCAGGGTACTCCGCTGGTTTTCTTTGACCGGATGGCTGACCTAGCGGGCAGTTCCGCCGTGGTGCTCGACGATTTCCAGGGAGCTTACCGGGCCGTGACGCACTTGATTGAGCAGGGGTGTACTCGCATTGCGCACTTAGCGGGTCCGCAGCACCTTAACACCAGCCGCAACCGCTACCTAGGCTACGCCGAAGCGCTCCGGGCCCACGGCTTGCCGCTGGACGAGCAGGCGGTATACAACTTGCCCGAGCTGACCCACGACGCTGGTCGTGACGCTATGGAACACCTACTGACGCTGGAAACTCCTCTCGACGGCGTGTTTGCGGCGTATGCCATTCCAACGGTTGGAGCGCTGGAAGTGCTCCACGAACGAGAAGTACGCGTGCCGCAAGACGTGGCTATTGCTTGCTTCAGCAACGAGCCGTTCACCAACATGACCCACCCCCGACTAACTGTAGTCGACCAGCGGGCCGAGCAAATGGGCGAAACTGCGGTTCGCTTGCTGTTGCAATTGCTTAAGCGCGGACCGAGCTACTCGCCCCCACCGTTGGTACTCAAGCCCGAGCTGATTGTCCGGGCCTCGTCGCTGCACCACGCTGAGCCCGCCTCCCTGCCGAAACGGTAA
- a CDS encoding DNA integrity scanning protein DisA nucleotide-binding domain protein, translating into MPTLQLPSMWDHQSLFRVSAQLFADGIFNLLDRNLKPEVFLLGLASARETDEPQAVVVEPATLRYTPADFAGVKALAADLEPDGPRDVVYHLHPDDHDRYEKLRWYALLQQATQQTLTELTATRTEERISFCSVPISMYGYLVVIVLQLSRETYEAYYTLPVLSTGNRPTSLVNATVQEFLQDCSRALRESGTDDDRPVLDRDYNEVLRAAGRSFMLRVAAGTHGLYDACNGVAALRHEGDEGIGTMLVARRHHPAIVSVLTLDSPIPLRDHRRVRKLLELSEDRTALVSDATDVFGLGYLVAPDDQAYEPIFTVHFTRHYSWELTHDNQLMMKVVSNTPRLPQGRVDATNFARAVQRVFPYLDEAAIGYLWELTQRATSQPTGTILVVSEGAAQEAARLTRQCFRVVPRLMTPSVLRLVTNIDGAVLVEPNGICHAIGAILDGLATEKGDSSRGSRYNSALRYVESSRYPCLAVVVSEDGLIDLLPPIHRNGK; encoded by the coding sequence TTGCCCACTCTCCAACTCCCCTCCATGTGGGACCACCAAAGCTTGTTTCGTGTCTCGGCTCAGTTGTTTGCTGATGGCATTTTCAACCTGCTCGACCGGAACCTGAAGCCTGAAGTATTCCTGTTAGGTTTGGCTTCGGCCCGCGAAACCGACGAGCCCCAGGCGGTAGTAGTAGAGCCCGCTACGTTGCGCTACACCCCCGCCGATTTCGCAGGAGTGAAGGCCTTAGCGGCCGATCTGGAACCCGACGGTCCTAGGGACGTGGTGTATCACCTGCACCCCGACGACCACGACCGATACGAAAAGCTCCGCTGGTATGCCTTGTTGCAACAGGCTACCCAGCAGACTCTGACCGAGCTAACCGCAACCCGCACCGAGGAACGCATCAGTTTCTGCTCGGTGCCCATTAGTATGTATGGCTACCTGGTGGTTATCGTGCTGCAGCTCTCCCGCGAAACCTACGAAGCCTATTACACTCTTCCGGTGCTGAGCACCGGCAACCGGCCCACTTCCTTGGTGAATGCCACGGTGCAGGAATTTCTGCAAGATTGCAGCCGCGCTCTGCGCGAGTCCGGCACCGATGACGATCGGCCCGTTCTGGACCGCGACTACAACGAAGTGCTACGCGCGGCGGGCCGCAGCTTTATGTTGCGCGTAGCCGCTGGCACCCACGGGCTGTACGACGCCTGCAACGGGGTAGCTGCCCTCCGCCACGAGGGCGACGAAGGCATCGGCACCATGCTCGTCGCGCGGCGGCATCACCCGGCTATTGTGTCGGTGCTTACGTTGGATAGCCCTATTCCGCTGCGCGACCACCGCCGCGTACGGAAGTTACTGGAACTAAGCGAAGACCGGACCGCCTTGGTTTCTGATGCCACCGATGTATTCGGGCTCGGCTACCTCGTGGCCCCCGACGACCAAGCCTACGAGCCTATTTTCACGGTGCATTTCACTCGGCACTACAGCTGGGAGCTAACGCACGACAACCAGCTGATGATGAAGGTAGTATCGAACACGCCCCGCCTACCGCAGGGCCGCGTCGATGCTACCAATTTCGCTCGGGCCGTGCAGCGCGTGTTTCCTTATCTGGATGAGGCAGCCATCGGGTATCTCTGGGAACTAACCCAACGAGCCACCTCGCAGCCTACCGGCACCATTCTGGTAGTGTCGGAAGGAGCGGCCCAGGAGGCGGCACGACTTACACGGCAGTGCTTCCGGGTGGTACCGCGCCTCATGACGCCTTCTGTCCTGCGCCTGGTTACGAATATTGATGGGGCCGTACTCGTTGAGCCGAATGGCATCTGCCACGCCATCGGGGCCATTCTCGACGGCCTGGCCACCGAAAAAGGAGACTCTTCTCGCGGCTCCCGCTACAACTCAGCCTTGCGCTACGTGGAAAGCAGCCGCTACCCTTGCCTGGCCGTGGTAGTGAGCGAAGATGGCCTCATTGATTTGCTTCCCCCAATACACAGAAACGGTAAGTAG
- a CDS encoding aldo/keto reductase has product MQTRTLGRSGLTVSALGLGCMGMSDFYGQPDDAESIRTLHRAVELGVTFFDTADMYGPFKNEELVGKAFRDRRDQVLIATKFGIVRDPSNPAVRGINGTPSYVRQACEASLKRLGTDHIDLYYQHRVDPNTPIEETVGAMAELVQEGKVRYLGLSEAAAGTLRRASAVHPIAALQSEYSLWSREPEDEVLPTCRELGIGFVPYSPLGRGFLTGQLQQFEDLAPDDYRRHTPRFQGENFQKNLDLVARIKELATQKSCTPGQLALAWVLAQGSDIVPIPGTKRVQYLEENLGALEVQLSTEELQQLEEIAPLHVAAGQRYPEQMMGSVNG; this is encoded by the coding sequence ATGCAAACTCGCACCCTTGGCCGCTCTGGCCTCACTGTTTCTGCCCTCGGCCTCGGCTGCATGGGTATGTCTGATTTCTACGGCCAACCCGACGATGCGGAAAGCATTCGTACCCTGCACCGAGCCGTTGAGCTAGGCGTTACGTTTTTTGATACGGCCGACATGTATGGGCCTTTCAAAAACGAAGAGCTGGTAGGCAAAGCCTTCCGCGACCGGCGCGACCAAGTGCTCATTGCCACCAAGTTTGGCATTGTCCGCGACCCCAGTAACCCCGCGGTCCGTGGCATAAACGGCACGCCGAGCTATGTACGGCAAGCTTGTGAGGCTAGCCTAAAGCGCCTAGGCACCGACCATATTGATTTGTATTACCAGCACCGCGTTGACCCGAATACGCCTATCGAAGAAACGGTTGGGGCTATGGCAGAGCTGGTACAGGAAGGCAAAGTGCGCTACTTGGGTCTTTCGGAGGCAGCAGCTGGCACACTGCGCCGCGCCAGTGCAGTGCATCCGATAGCGGCTTTGCAAAGTGAGTATTCGCTTTGGAGCCGGGAGCCTGAAGACGAGGTGTTGCCAACCTGCCGAGAGCTAGGGATTGGCTTTGTGCCGTATTCTCCGTTGGGCCGAGGCTTTCTTACGGGTCAGCTTCAGCAATTCGAAGATCTGGCTCCTGATGATTATCGGCGCCATACACCACGGTTTCAGGGGGAGAACTTTCAAAAGAACCTCGACCTCGTGGCACGTATCAAAGAATTGGCAACTCAAAAAAGCTGCACCCCCGGCCAACTGGCCCTGGCTTGGGTGCTAGCGCAAGGCTCCGATATTGTGCCCATCCCAGGCACCAAGCGGGTGCAGTATCTGGAAGAAAACCTGGGTGCCCTTGAAGTGCAACTAAGCACTGAAGAGCTACAACAGTTAGAAGAAATAGCCCCCCTGCATGTAGCTGCTGGTCAGCGCTACCCCGAGCAGATGATGGGCAGCGTAAACGGATAA
- a CDS encoding DUF4112 domain-containing protein has translation MPTPTPTPPFNANDRLRWVESISRIMDSQFRVPGTSWRFGLDPIMSLIPVVGGIPSLAVSGVLILTMMRHGASGNVAVRMVLNVLLDTLIGAIPIIGNIFDFAYKANDRNVRLLRAHYAEGKYQGSGKGIMAFAIILLLVVAGLVVWGSYELIRAVWQYFQ, from the coding sequence ATGCCTACGCCTACACCCACCCCTCCCTTCAATGCCAACGACCGCCTACGTTGGGTGGAAAGCATTTCCCGCATCATGGACAGTCAGTTTCGAGTACCGGGCACCTCCTGGCGCTTTGGCCTCGATCCTATCATGAGCTTGATACCCGTGGTGGGCGGCATTCCTTCCTTGGCCGTTTCCGGCGTCCTGATTCTCACCATGATGCGCCATGGTGCCAGTGGCAATGTAGCCGTCCGGATGGTACTCAACGTGTTGCTCGATACCCTCATCGGAGCTATTCCCATCATCGGCAACATCTTCGACTTCGCCTATAAAGCCAATGACCGCAACGTACGGTTACTGCGGGCCCACTATGCTGAAGGCAAATACCAGGGCAGCGGCAAAGGCATTATGGCCTTTGCTATTATTCTGCTTCTGGTGGTTGCAGGGCTAGTAGTGTGGGGAAGCTATGAGCTAATCCGCGCCGTCTGGCAATACTTTCAATAG
- a CDS encoding SCO family protein produces the protein MLSSLFRVPTLFLGLLLTAGLGLFGCSETTPPQEERLSILGLKRTTPTSPSDTLPDPIPSFTLTNQEGKTINNQTFAGKVYVTDFFFATCPSICPKMQSELLRVYEAYQDNPDVLFLSHTIDPAHDSIPVLRDYAERLGIKDASRWHFATAPHDTIFNLARAYMTGAEVDKTVAGGFAHSGTFALVDSKRRVRGVYDGMEKSQVDLLIHDLPILLKEEAESKQTAAK, from the coding sequence ATGTTGTCTTCTCTTTTCCGCGTACCTACCCTATTTCTAGGCCTTTTATTAACGGCCGGGCTTGGTTTGTTTGGTTGCTCTGAAACCACTCCGCCCCAGGAGGAACGGCTTTCTATTCTGGGGTTGAAACGCACCACTCCTACCAGCCCTTCTGACACGCTCCCCGACCCTATTCCTAGCTTCACGCTCACCAACCAGGAAGGCAAGACGATCAACAACCAGACGTTTGCCGGCAAAGTCTACGTTACTGACTTCTTTTTTGCTACCTGCCCCAGCATCTGTCCCAAGATGCAAAGCGAACTGCTGCGCGTGTACGAGGCGTACCAGGACAATCCTGATGTGCTGTTCCTAAGCCACACCATCGACCCAGCCCACGACTCTATTCCAGTGCTTCGTGACTATGCCGAGCGGCTGGGCATCAAAGATGCGTCGCGCTGGCACTTCGCCACGGCACCGCACGATACCATTTTCAACTTGGCCCGCGCTTATATGACTGGTGCCGAAGTAGATAAGACAGTGGCCGGAGGATTCGCGCACAGCGGCACTTTTGCTCTGGTAGATTCCAAGCGCCGGGTGCGGGGGGTGTATGACGGCATGGAGAAAAGCCAAGTGGACTTGCTTATCCACGATTTACCGATTCTGCTGAAGGAGGAAGCCGAGAGCAAGCAAACCGCCGCTAAATGA
- a CDS encoding c-type cytochrome encodes MSWLLSSLRVAAVAAVGLLLATSTTGCFSQKQNEGAQLYQTHCSSCHGEQGQGLRRLIPPVAASDYVANHRSELPCLIRNGMKGPVVVNGILYNQVMPGHPKDLTDAEITNLLNFVQQSWGNKNEVYTIREVSELLGPCNGSIIR; translated from the coding sequence ATGAGTTGGCTGCTTTCCTCGCTCCGAGTTGCTGCAGTGGCAGCGGTGGGCTTGCTGCTGGCAACCAGCACCACTGGTTGCTTTTCCCAAAAGCAGAACGAAGGCGCCCAACTCTATCAAACCCATTGCTCTAGTTGCCACGGCGAACAGGGCCAGGGACTGCGCCGCCTGATTCCGCCGGTTGCGGCCTCCGACTACGTAGCCAACCACCGCTCCGAACTGCCTTGTCTGATCCGGAACGGCATGAAAGGCCCGGTGGTCGTGAACGGCATCCTGTACAACCAAGTGATGCCCGGCCACCCCAAGGACCTGACCGATGCCGAGATTACCAATCTGTTGAACTTCGTGCAGCAAAGCTGGGGCAATAAAAACGAGGTGTACACCATTCGGGAAGTGTCGGAACTCCTGGGTCCCTGCAACGGTAGTATTATCCGGTGA
- a CDS encoding enhanced serine sensitivity protein SseB, protein MGLFDFLKKKPEAPQTPPAAAPDTTTTPAAAPAGPRYKGSNYTMPTQEQAPPIPPMPLIPEPAYGQPQIPDFPFPPSNILEELLMRAANEPNIRPAFYQALLHEELLAVTLPKEGDAGGEVPLTPGMEIQLQVLNDGKIPVFSAVERIFEGGIAPEGVSFIRVRGQDLLQMIQATDCVLNPFSPAGKLLTSQEMQELLASDLIHPPTDPASQVPVQIGAPAEPPTVLLDALREYCATRPFIEKAYLAELRVENSPEPPRILLAFQSDEQNAEFLQELGPVIEGRLEGYQFVDMMVLDPNADEPLNQYFNQQEPFFQR, encoded by the coding sequence ATGGGTCTGTTTGATTTTCTAAAAAAGAAGCCTGAAGCGCCGCAAACCCCGCCGGCTGCGGCTCCTGACACTACCACCACGCCTGCCGCTGCCCCTGCTGGCCCCCGCTACAAGGGTTCCAACTACACCATGCCCACCCAGGAGCAGGCTCCCCCAATACCTCCCATGCCGCTTATTCCGGAGCCTGCCTACGGACAGCCGCAGATTCCAGATTTTCCTTTCCCTCCATCCAACATTCTGGAGGAGTTGCTGATGCGGGCCGCGAATGAGCCCAATATTCGCCCGGCTTTCTATCAGGCATTGTTGCACGAAGAACTATTGGCCGTAACCCTTCCGAAAGAAGGCGATGCCGGCGGTGAAGTACCGCTCACGCCAGGCATGGAAATTCAGCTACAGGTGTTGAACGACGGTAAGATTCCTGTTTTTTCTGCCGTAGAGCGTATTTTTGAAGGAGGCATTGCGCCAGAGGGCGTCTCCTTTATCCGGGTTCGCGGACAGGATTTGCTGCAAATGATACAGGCAACAGACTGCGTGCTCAACCCATTTTCGCCGGCCGGCAAGCTTCTTACCAGCCAGGAAATGCAGGAGTTGCTAGCCAGCGACCTGATACATCCGCCTACGGACCCTGCCAGCCAAGTACCTGTGCAAATAGGCGCGCCCGCGGAGCCGCCAACCGTATTACTAGATGCCCTGCGCGAGTATTGCGCTACCCGTCCGTTCATTGAAAAGGCTTATTTGGCAGAGCTACGCGTGGAGAACAGCCCAGAGCCGCCTCGCATCCTGTTGGCATTCCAGAGCGATGAGCAAAATGCCGAATTCCTGCAAGAGCTAGGCCCCGTTATTGAAGGCCGCCTCGAAGGGTATCAGTTTGTGGATATGATGGTGCTTGATCCGAACGCCGACGAGCCCCTTAATCAGTATTTCAACCAGCAAGAGCCGTTCTTTCAGCGTTAA
- a CDS encoding DUF2062 domain-containing protein, producing MSVLPPPVPASSEPPASPGWWRRRVLDPILNILKQGLTPKQLSLTVALGIVFGLVPILGITTLMGTATAVRLRLNVAALLVVSHLMSPVQLLLLIPLMRLGAQLLGDGQATQLTLAQLEFLFEKDWREALQLLWQASMGAMLIWAVASIPVGLLLNFALRPLFRWLLARQSGKLASDTPSAAAESTGP from the coding sequence GTGTCTGTACTTCCTCCGCCCGTCCCGGCTTCTTCGGAGCCCCCTGCCTCGCCGGGTTGGTGGCGCAGGCGTGTGCTGGATCCGATTCTGAATATTCTCAAGCAAGGGCTCACCCCCAAGCAACTCTCGCTTACCGTTGCCCTAGGCATCGTATTCGGGTTGGTCCCAATTTTGGGTATTACCACGCTTATGGGCACTGCAACTGCCGTGCGGCTGCGGCTGAACGTGGCGGCACTCTTGGTGGTAAGTCACTTAATGAGCCCGGTGCAACTGCTTCTGCTTATTCCGCTAATGCGCTTGGGTGCCCAGTTGCTCGGCGATGGGCAAGCAACTCAGCTCACGCTAGCGCAACTTGAGTTTTTGTTTGAGAAGGATTGGCGAGAAGCACTGCAACTCTTGTGGCAGGCTAGCATGGGAGCCATGTTGATTTGGGCAGTGGCTTCCATTCCGGTTGGGTTGCTTCTCAACTTTGCTTTGCGGCCTCTGTTTCGGTGGCTGCTGGCCCGGCAAAGCGGCAAGCTGGCGAGTGACACACCATCTGCCGCGGCCGAATCCACAGGCCCTTGA